A window of the Ostrea edulis chromosome 1, xbOstEdul1.1, whole genome shotgun sequence genome harbors these coding sequences:
- the LOC125679749 gene encoding phosphatidylserine decarboxylase proenzyme, mitochondrial-like isoform X3, giving the protein MFKIEMYRIMPLKAISRAWGKFNQLDLPVMLRRPLLGLYVWMFDCKLDEAMEPELKNYRNLGEFFRRILKPDVRLVSPKEELTNPADGKILHFGEVTNGILEQVKGVNYSIKHFLGPQTWMTDACESKLTSNQTDEEYFKGLNLKPGNKLYHCVVYLAPGDYHRFHSATKWTINYRRHFPGELLSVNPGVARWIHGLFVLNERVTYMGEWEHGFFSYTAVGATNVGSIKIYSDQEMMTNVKHHPDTRRTPGVYFDKDFRQNPVHIGKGEMFGEFNLGSTVVLVFEAPQNFAFNVNNDQKVRMGEPMGTCRAV; this is encoded by the exons ATGTTTAAG ATCGAGATGTACCGTATCATGCCCCTAAAGGCAATATCCAGAGCATGGGGGAAATTCAACCAATTAGATTTGCCAGTCATGTTGAGGCGCCCCCTGCTGGGACTATACGTCTGGATGTTCGACTGCAAGCTGGACGAAGCCATGGAACCGGAACTGAAGAACTATCGCAACCTTGGTGAATTCTTTAGACGTATCCTTAAGCCAGACGTTAGGCTGGTTTCACCGAAAGAGGAACTG ACGAATCCAGCAGACGGCAAGATCCTCCATTTTGGAGAAGTGACAAATGGTATTTTAGAACAAGTCAAAGGCGTGAATTACTCTATCAAACATTTTCTGGGCCCCCAGACCTGGATGACGGACGCTTGCGAGTCCAAACTAACATCGAACCAGACAGACGAGGAATATTTTAAAGGACTGAACCTGAAACCTGGAAACAAACTGTACCACTGTGTTGTGTACTTAGCACCAGGGGACTACCACAGATTTCACTCCGCCACAAAGTGGACTATCAACTACAGACGCCATTTCCCTG GAGAACTACTAAGCGTGAATCCGGGCGTTGCCCGCTGGATCCATGGACTGTTTGTCCTTAATGAACGAGTGACGTACATGGGGGAGTGGGAACATGGATTCTTCTCCTATACAGCAGTAGGCGCCACAAATGTCGGCTCCATCAAGATCTACAGTGATCAG GAAATGATGACGAATGTAAAACATCACCCGGACACCCGCCGTACCCCTGGGGTGTACTTCGATAAGGATTTCCGTCAGAATCCAGTCCACATAGGGAAAGGAGAAATGTTTGGCGAGTTCAACCTTGGGTCCACTGTAGTGTTGGTATTTGAAGCCCCGCAAAACTTTGCGTTCAACGTCAACAACGACCAGAAAGTCCGCATGGGGGAACCAATGGGCACCTGCAGAGCCGTGTAA
- the LOC125679749 gene encoding phosphatidylserine decarboxylase proenzyme, mitochondrial-like isoform X1 has translation MAAPMRKVILSCCSCCRRNATRIDTRAISNDVRPKKRRFLRFLGISLGVGSGAGIMLYYIARRNHYKQTQEGRITTPMIEMYRIMPLKAISRAWGKFNQLDLPVMLRRPLLGLYVWMFDCKLDEAMEPELKNYRNLGEFFRRILKPDVRLVSPKEELTNPADGKILHFGEVTNGILEQVKGVNYSIKHFLGPQTWMTDACESKLTSNQTDEEYFKGLNLKPGNKLYHCVVYLAPGDYHRFHSATKWTINYRRHFPGELLSVNPGVARWIHGLFVLNERVTYMGEWEHGFFSYTAVGATNVGSIKIYSDQEMMTNVKHHPDTRRTPGVYFDKDFRQNPVHIGKGEMFGEFNLGSTVVLVFEAPQNFAFNVNNDQKVRMGEPMGTCRAV, from the exons ATGGCTGCCCCCATGAGAAAGGTTATTCTCAG ttGTTGTTCTTGTTGCCGTAGAAATGCAACAAGAATCGACACAAGAGCGATCTCAAATG ATGTTCGACCAAAGAAAAGAAGATTTCTCAGGTTTCTGGGTATTTCCCTGGGAGTGGGCTCCGGTGCAGGGATAATGTTGTATTACATCGCTAGGAGAAACCATTATAAACAAACACAAGAAGGCAGGATCACAACACCCATG ATCGAGATGTACCGTATCATGCCCCTAAAGGCAATATCCAGAGCATGGGGGAAATTCAACCAATTAGATTTGCCAGTCATGTTGAGGCGCCCCCTGCTGGGACTATACGTCTGGATGTTCGACTGCAAGCTGGACGAAGCCATGGAACCGGAACTGAAGAACTATCGCAACCTTGGTGAATTCTTTAGACGTATCCTTAAGCCAGACGTTAGGCTGGTTTCACCGAAAGAGGAACTG ACGAATCCAGCAGACGGCAAGATCCTCCATTTTGGAGAAGTGACAAATGGTATTTTAGAACAAGTCAAAGGCGTGAATTACTCTATCAAACATTTTCTGGGCCCCCAGACCTGGATGACGGACGCTTGCGAGTCCAAACTAACATCGAACCAGACAGACGAGGAATATTTTAAAGGACTGAACCTGAAACCTGGAAACAAACTGTACCACTGTGTTGTGTACTTAGCACCAGGGGACTACCACAGATTTCACTCCGCCACAAAGTGGACTATCAACTACAGACGCCATTTCCCTG GAGAACTACTAAGCGTGAATCCGGGCGTTGCCCGCTGGATCCATGGACTGTTTGTCCTTAATGAACGAGTGACGTACATGGGGGAGTGGGAACATGGATTCTTCTCCTATACAGCAGTAGGCGCCACAAATGTCGGCTCCATCAAGATCTACAGTGATCAG GAAATGATGACGAATGTAAAACATCACCCGGACACCCGCCGTACCCCTGGGGTGTACTTCGATAAGGATTTCCGTCAGAATCCAGTCCACATAGGGAAAGGAGAAATGTTTGGCGAGTTCAACCTTGGGTCCACTGTAGTGTTGGTATTTGAAGCCCCGCAAAACTTTGCGTTCAACGTCAACAACGACCAGAAAGTCCGCATGGGGGAACCAATGGGCACCTGCAGAGCCGTGTAA
- the LOC125679749 gene encoding phosphatidylserine decarboxylase proenzyme, mitochondrial-like isoform X2, translated as MIVLVSLPLAEVDFDQSVLYSTIILAILLTGKNRPDKFLSKLWEMMRWRALARMASVSRRQIMYYGLRWGIPLTQLKKLLSTRHKVVRKRSSGRKKRGNKNVNRTIEMYRIMPLKAISRAWGKFNQLDLPVMLRRPLLGLYVWMFDCKLDEAMEPELKNYRNLGEFFRRILKPDVRLVSPKEELTNPADGKILHFGEVTNGILEQVKGVNYSIKHFLGPQTWMTDACESKLTSNQTDEEYFKGLNLKPGNKLYHCVVYLAPGDYHRFHSATKWTINYRRHFPGELLSVNPGVARWIHGLFVLNERVTYMGEWEHGFFSYTAVGATNVGSIKIYSDQEMMTNVKHHPDTRRTPGVYFDKDFRQNPVHIGKGEMFGEFNLGSTVVLVFEAPQNFAFNVNNDQKVRMGEPMGTCRAV; from the exons ATGATTGTTTTAGTTTCATTGCCACTTGCTGAAGTGGACTTTGACCAAAGTGTACTGTACAGTACAATCATATTAGCAATACTGTTGACGGGAAAAAACAGGCCCGATAAATTCCTATCCAAATTATGGGAAATGATGCGATGGCGGGCCTTGGCCAGAATGGCCAGCGTTAGTCGGCGTCAAATCATGTACTATGGTCTTCGTTGGGGAATTCCTTTAACACAGCTTAAGAAACTTCTGTCGACTCGACATAAGGTAGTGCGCAAAAGATCCAGTGGTCGAAAGAAACGAGGGAATAAAAATGTTAATCGCACG ATCGAGATGTACCGTATCATGCCCCTAAAGGCAATATCCAGAGCATGGGGGAAATTCAACCAATTAGATTTGCCAGTCATGTTGAGGCGCCCCCTGCTGGGACTATACGTCTGGATGTTCGACTGCAAGCTGGACGAAGCCATGGAACCGGAACTGAAGAACTATCGCAACCTTGGTGAATTCTTTAGACGTATCCTTAAGCCAGACGTTAGGCTGGTTTCACCGAAAGAGGAACTG ACGAATCCAGCAGACGGCAAGATCCTCCATTTTGGAGAAGTGACAAATGGTATTTTAGAACAAGTCAAAGGCGTGAATTACTCTATCAAACATTTTCTGGGCCCCCAGACCTGGATGACGGACGCTTGCGAGTCCAAACTAACATCGAACCAGACAGACGAGGAATATTTTAAAGGACTGAACCTGAAACCTGGAAACAAACTGTACCACTGTGTTGTGTACTTAGCACCAGGGGACTACCACAGATTTCACTCCGCCACAAAGTGGACTATCAACTACAGACGCCATTTCCCTG GAGAACTACTAAGCGTGAATCCGGGCGTTGCCCGCTGGATCCATGGACTGTTTGTCCTTAATGAACGAGTGACGTACATGGGGGAGTGGGAACATGGATTCTTCTCCTATACAGCAGTAGGCGCCACAAATGTCGGCTCCATCAAGATCTACAGTGATCAG GAAATGATGACGAATGTAAAACATCACCCGGACACCCGCCGTACCCCTGGGGTGTACTTCGATAAGGATTTCCGTCAGAATCCAGTCCACATAGGGAAAGGAGAAATGTTTGGCGAGTTCAACCTTGGGTCCACTGTAGTGTTGGTATTTGAAGCCCCGCAAAACTTTGCGTTCAACGTCAACAACGACCAGAAAGTCCGCATGGGGGAACCAATGGGCACCTGCAGAGCCGTGTAA
- the LOC125671968 gene encoding uncharacterized protein LOC125671968 — MIFHELPFPLTSVNRMCDRWLVLTHIFSPTIAHIMEHEPPKHRFTRFYVTTTVESRRNFRIIMEAFTVYCLSLEIVILTNRQITNQNNFAHDYAFEIIISAFGMGIVMEIILLIKDFPTGVVYECMDEWHKLQLLLHFGGFFLTAVGIITMAVSETSVHENEFTVTIGALVTSIINATWYTVSKIYEKVVNVSVPAITITDTEKEETMVLEGPFRGKTWLQRPMHRKQDKHLLVAPDILGSNPIHKGNSRFLKIPSEVLLEQAINRERYEEEGVCSSPGQEQELCEEHQRKREKTDITESSETSFTVVE; from the exons atgatatttcacGAACTCCCGTTTCCTTTGACAAGTGTAAACCGGATGTGCGACCGGTGGCTGGTGTTGACACATATTTTTTCCCCCACTATCGCACACATTATGGAACACGAACCGCCGAAACACCGTTTTACCCGCTTCTACGTCACCACCACGGTAGAATCCAGGCGAAATTTCAGAATCATAATGGAAGCTTTCACTGTCTACTGTTTGTCTCTGGAGATTGTCATTCTTACCAACCGCCAAATAACCAATCAAAATAACTTCGCTCACG ACTATGCTTTCGAAATAATCATATCAGCCTTTGGCATGGGGATAGTAATGGAGATCATTTTGTTGATAAAAGACTTTCCAACAGGCGTTGTTTATGAGTGTATGGATGAATGGCACAAATTGCAGCTCCTTCTTCATTTCGGAGGAT ttttcttGACAGCAGTGGGTATTATCACAATGGCAGTTTCAGAAACAAGCGTTCACGAAAACGAATTTACTGTTACTATAGGTGCCCTAGTAACATCAATAATCAACGCCACGTGGTACACGGTTTCTAAAATCTACGAAAAAGTCGTAAACGTGTCTGTGCCCGCCATTACCATCACCGATACGGAAAAGGAAGAGACTATGGTGCTGGAGGGTCCATTCCGTGGGAAAACATGGCTTCAAAGGCCTATGCACAGAAAACAAGACAAACACTTGCTCGTGGCTCCTGATATTCTGGGCTCTAACCCCATCCACAAGGGAAACAGTCGCTTTCTGAAGATACCGTCGGAAGTGCTTCTGGAACAAGCTATTAACCGGGAGAGATATGAAGAAGAAGGTGTATGTTCCTCTCCTGGACAGGAGCAAGAACTGTGTGAAGAACACCAAAGAAAACGTGAAAAGACTGACATTACAGAAAGTAGTGAAACAAGCTTCACGGTCGTGGAGTAA